The Phaenicophaeus curvirostris isolate KB17595 chromosome 14, BPBGC_Pcur_1.0, whole genome shotgun sequence nucleotide sequence GCAGCATGTCCTGTGGATAATGAGAGTTAATTGGGAAGTCGGTTATTCCTGAGCGTGTGTTCATGACCCTAAAGTGCCACAGGAGACATTAttgtgtgaaaacaaaaaaaagaggtttgctTTAGCATTATGGAGATGTAAGGATTGAAATGTGCTTCTTGTAGAGGGACCACAAAAGTGCCGGCTCAGGATTTCTTTGTAACTATGGGTTTCTCCAGTAAATAGATCAAAAGAGCTGGCAGTGCTCCTGTGGCGATGCTCATTCTTGCACCCAAATTCTTGCATTCCTAACTGAACTGCATCAGATTCACCAGATTCATCTGGGAATCCAAGACAACAATTTGTAGAGACTGCATGATCTAAACCAGACTCCAGGTCCTTTCTTCACAGGGAGTCGCGGATAAATCACAGCTTGCTTTGCAAGGTCTTGCCCAATGGAATATTGGAAACAAGTTGCCGAGCTGCATTGTGCAACCTCCTTTTGCTTGGCAAACGTTGTTTGGAGTGTGGGGGTAGGAGTAGGAATGAAAGATCACCAGTACTGTGACTGGCTTTGCCCCTTGAAAGGGTCAagagggattttatttttccattttcgCAAAATGAAAACCGTATTATTTGTTGGAGTTGGAAAAGGATGTTTGGTGAGGAACTGTGCTGTGAAGCTGGGCTAGTGAGATATCTATGGGACCGATGTATCTTTCACCAAAGGATCTTTTTCTCTGCGCTTTTCTCTGAGACTAAGTGGCAGTCGGAGACCACATACCAGCAGAGAGGCGGGATGCTCAACTAGAGGGGAACTCccacaggaggaagaaatatGACTGATGGAGATAAGGAGGGGACAAACATCCTGCCCTCTGAGCTGCACCGCTTACACCAAGAGTGTGTGGGCGATGGTTGAAGCAGGGCTTTGGGAGATGAAGAAATTTGTCTTCTGGGCACTGTGCTAAAAGCTGTCCTCCTGTGACCAAAGGGCTTAGGACCTGCAGGTCCAGCTGCTTGCACAAAGCATCTCCAGCCAGCGCTTGCACATCCTATAAGGCAAGCTGCAACAGTGTCCCTAAAGCCCCCCAGTTTTCACAGtactttttttgcagttttctggGTATCCTATCACCTGTTTGGGTGATAAAAATGATCGTGGCCCTGACATTTGTCTTCGTGTCATTTTAGCAGGGATTGGAAACTTCCATGGCAAAGTTTAGACTCACCccgcagagaagggcaaaaagcaaCAGTGCCATTTTTTTATTGTaccaaataaaaccccaacatttAATATTTCAACCCCAACGTTGAAAACTTTGTTTCAGGGCAACCCAAAGCACCTCTGAAGTGTTCAAGAGAATGTCACCAGTTTACACCTGAGATACCAGCAAAGCGGATAAAGAGCTACCGCTGGACTGAACCCCGCTGCAGAAAACAAGCCTACATGTAAGCATtgccccaccaccacctcccttgCCTTGCACCCTCCAACACCAACTAAGCATAAAACCATCAGCAAATGCCTTTGCTTTGGAGCGAGGAGCAGTCTGGAAAGAGAGTGAAGGatgggtgggttttttccctatTCAAAGCCTGACAGCCTCCAAGTGAGATCACAGGGGGGCTCACATGACAGGGATAAAGTGATGGGGGAAGGGATTAATGTGCTTGCTGGCAGAATGGGACAGAGGAAGCTCACGTGTTTCTGTGAAAGCAGGTATTTTCTCTGGACACAGATTCAGACTTGTGAACTCGACTGGATGAGATAAACCACATCTTTTTCCCCAGGATAATTGTTTTTTACTTACCGTGGAGGTGAGGCACCATCGAGACCACTTTATTGCAGCCCAAGAGGTTGCTCCAAAGTGAACCTGCTGGGCTGACCTTGGAAAGTCTCATCTAGTACAGTGAGAGAGAAAGTTTTAGCTTTGTGAATACTCGTCCCTGCAGCTGGCACAGCTTCCTCGTCTCAGCCTGGAGGCAAACACTGCATTCAAACATTAGCACAATGctttcaaaagagaaaacttCCTAGGGGAAAACCCTTCACCCATGAGTCAcgttcagctgctccttggTCAATCAGATCCCATAGGCACCTGCTCTTCCTGAAATAAATAGTCCATCCAATCTCGGTGGTGTTTATCAGGGATTTGAGAGAGTCAGTGTTGCCGTCTGCCTGCCTTCCCCATCATGCCGATCATCTAAaccaatgttttctttattcagtAAGTGccccctttttattttcagatttattaCTCTGAAGTCTGTGGAGCTTTGTGCCGATCCAGCAGCAGACTGGGTGAAGAAGATTGTAGAGAAACTGGACCAGAAAAAGGCTACAGAGTCCTCCCCTCCACGTGGTCCCTCATTACCAGTCGCACCAGAAGGGCCTGGTGTTTTTCAAAAACACGTCGGTCTTACAGAAGCAGCTCCATCTCAAGCCCCTGCTCCAACTATTTCCTTCCAAGGGACTGGCGCAACAGTTTTGCAAAGAATACATGTCCCTGCTGACAGGGTGGAGGCATCCAGCAAGTCCCCACCGGCCTCGCACAACACCACAGAGCTCCCTGCGGGATTGTCCCCCGTGGTACAGGAAATTGCTGCCCGCTCTGAAGTCTCTCCACAAGCAAACAATGAATCCCTAAAGTCTGCGCCTTCAACAGCTTTTGCAGCAGGTGTGGTTTCCAGTCAGCCCACCCGGCACCCCACCGCTCTTGTGCACGGCTCTGACAAGGCTGTAGGACCTATGGAAGAACCTGCAGGGGACACTCCAAATGCTATAGCTTCTGCTCAAGACGTGACTTCTCCTAGCTCAAATTCAGACCCCGTGGTCGTTACTAAAGGGTCAGACCATCCTGTACGTTCTACAAGTGAATCCCTGAATAGGACAAATGCAAGAGCTGACACACCAGGAACTGCTTCTAGTAGGGCTAGTTCAGTTCTCCCCTCCGTCCTGGACAGCAAGGGGGTTGCCACAGTCCCAGCCACACCAGTCCCACCAGGGATTCCTTCAGCTTCTATTCTAAACCCCACAACTGCCATAGCTGAAGGTTCTTCTGCCTGCACCAACAAGGTTGTCAGGTACTCTGCAGATGCTTTTGGTACTAAAACAATTGGTTATTCATCATCTGTAGGAAAACAAGATCCTTCAGATGTGTTAGTTTTTACTAGTCAAGCATTCTCAGGCCAAGCCAAAGCACAGGTGACaacagaaagaacaaacaaTCTGCCTCGTCCCAGCTTCTTGTCAAGATCTCAAATGAACTTTGTCATCCCCGTGTCTGTGGTAGGGGGTCTGATGGCTTTCAGTGTTGCTGCTGTATGGCTGTATCTAAAATTTGGAGTCAAAGCAGAAGAGATGTCAAGAGACATGGTACAGGGCTTGCTCTACgagaagaagggacatgaaAGCAATGCCTATCCAATGGAAGTAATCTGAGTGCTTTATGGTGTGCACATTTTTGGCCTAAACTATATGTGTGTTGCTGCAGGAAAGCTAAGTTTCTGCTGAACTGGTGACCAGTAGAAAGCAAGGCAGGGAATAAAAATACCAGAGAAAACTGGGTTTTTTGCAGGGCACAATGTCCAAAAATGTATCTAAGTCATCATCTACCAATGGCAGTGTTTTGgataaaaaaatcagagcatTTTGTCTTTCTGGCACTGTAACACACGAAGGTCGTTGCTGTTCTAGAGCTGCTTGGTGGCTCTTCGCCAGGTGTCGGGCAGAAGTGAATTTCAAAATTGCTGTTGGgagtttttctgcatttcatctTGGCCCAGCTGAGAAGCCACTTACTCACCCATGCTGCTGGACTTGGGCTCTGCCAGCTTGAGCAATCCTAACACCAAAACCACATGATTTGCACTTACAagctctctgctgcttctttctttgcacCTCAGGTCGCTGCTCTGTCAGGCCATGACTGATGCTGGTCATCAGCTGGCTGCTGGCTCACCTTGGGCTGGTCAAACACCCTGTTTACTCTTGCTGGAGATACGAGTGGTAGTCCAGCTTTTCAGATAGAGACAATGAAAACTGCATCTGACTAGAGGACTGAAGGTCAGTGCTACAGATTTCTCGTTCAGAGGAGCTGGCAACCCACAATCTATCTCCTTCTTGAAGCCAGGCCACCTTTCTCTCAACAGCTATGggcatttcttcttgcagctTTAGTGTAAGACTTGGTTCTTGACAAATAAACTGCAATAAATCTCTCTGCCAGCTGAAGTGCCCTGTGTCCAGCTGTGCCCAACCAGGGCAAGATAACGTGGACGAGCCTTTGAAAATGGGAGGAAACAAGAAGTCACCCAATGATTTTGCTATGCCTGTGAAAATATTGGAGGGGCTTTGCTGTTCTCTGCAAGCATAAAACCTAGGAAAAACTCTCTCAGAGGAGTTAAATGCAGTTCTGGATTTAGTCACATAGAGATTACTCCACCACAGCAAACACACCATCCTTTTGGTCCCATATTCTCTCTAGAAATAAGCACATTTGCTGAGCcacaaaaaaagcacaaaatgccTCTTCATGGTCTTACACTTCAGCTGCATttaagtctttcttttttttttgtacagcaCTTATCGCCGGGCTATTAAAGCACCATAACAGTACCAGGCCTCTTTTTAACCCCAAATGGTTTCAATTTTAACACATGTAGATGTTGTATGTAAGCCTTATCTTTCATCTGTGGTTGGTTCCTGAAAGCTCTTATTAAACGTTGACTCCAGTACAAATTTTGCTGGAGCACGTAAAGGTCTTCATGATACAATGTAGAGGGACATATTAAGGGCCAAATCTTCCTCCAGCCAACCTCAGCAGATGAGACACAAAGAATGCTTGtgtaaaaagaaagcaaaaccatgTAATTAGGAAAATAGTCAAGGAAGAAATGATGGGCCAGCTGTAAAGAAGAGCTAGAGGAAGGTGGCCTGTGAGATCCCACCTTCAGGACATCCATCCAGCCCTGCAGGTGCAGAGGACAGGCTGCAATTTTGTCTGGTTTCTGCTGTCATTAAAGCCCTAATGTCTGCATTTTGTTGACTTGAGAGAGGGGAGTCAGGGATCCACCTTGGGCTTTGCATGTACAAGATGCAATCAGATGAACTGTAAttagggatttggggtgaaagccATCCTTGTGCACTCCTGTGCAGCCCAGCTATGTGACTCTGGCTGGGGTCGGTTTACTTAGAGGGTAAATCAGGGGCTGTTGGTGCTGCCTCCTCACCCACTTGGCTCATGCATGGCTGGGTTCGTGAGGTGGTGTAGtatggcattttttttatataaaacattagaaatgttatttttatagtGAAGTTTTGTAGCCATTTGAATGCATGTAATGTCCTGTCCTTGCTATGGAGCATCGCGGTGTCACGACTTTTCTGGAAGCACTGGAAAATACTGTGCCTtctctgtttgctttgctgGTCTTGGATGGCTTGTGCGTGTCTGTGGGAGCTGGGTCACTCTCCAGGAGCTACAGCAAATGGAGTGGACACTTGTCTTGTCTGGCTGCAAGTGAAATCCTTGGCCTGGAGCAATTCTGGGAAGATGGATGTGTACTCAGCAGGTCTGGCCACTTCATGTCCCACCACAGTATTTTTAAGGAGAACGGGTTTGGCTCCACGGCTGACTCTTAACCATCTTCCAGCTGCTGTGGTCATGTTGGCTCTCATCAGGAGGAGCTGGTCCTCCAGTCTGGACTCATCCTTGTGCTCACCTTGatcccctctcctgctcccaGGACCGTTAGCACGTAGGACACTGTCACCCCTCATGGGAGGCAGTTAAAACCCAAGGCAGGAGTGGAGCCctgtttttccttgccttatgctGTGCAACAGGCAATTTGGGAGGGCAGAAGGTGAGTGCTGGCTCAGAAGAAAGAAGCCTGGTGGTGTCACCATGTCCTGGAGCTCAAAATGTCATTTGCTGTAGAGCACAGTGGCTTTTACAAGCTCTGACTCATTTGTGTATCCAGTATTGATGAGGGAGTGTGTGAAATATTTACGTTCtgtatcattttttaaaaagtaaaagtaaTAAAGTCCTTGTGTTAGAAACTCTTGTCCTCAGAGGGTTCAGCCTAGAGCTGGGTGACCAAGCCTGGTCCCTGCAGAGTTGTGGAGATGAAAGTGTGGCATTAAACACTGTGGGGAAAATCCCAGCTTTGCTGGGAGATGGCAAAGACAGCACAGCTGATGTGGCTCAGTTATTGCTCCAGCTCCTTACTTTTAATAGGCTTCAGTCTTGCCAAAAATTTGTAGAGAGTATATTTTCTCACGGGGAGGCGCGTTTCCCACACTGCTGAGGCAATGCTGAAAAACAGACAAGTTTTTGCTTCTATTTAAGCAAAGCCTCAACCAAACAGAAACCCATAGAAAACAAAAGTTACACTCCAAGCTGGTTCTTTAAGGGGGCAAGAGGCCAGGGGCCGAGCTAGGACCTCTCCCACCTCTGCCAGGCTTTGGGCTGCTCTCACGTGCTCCTTtagtgctgaggaggagactTGGGAAAGGCAACGCAATACAAGAGTCAGCGCCCAGGGTCTGGAGTGGGGAGCTGGAAGGAGCAAGAGGGTCAAGGATGAGGCTCTCCCTTGCGTCCCAGGAGCCCGCGTCCTCGTCATGCCCTGGCCTCGCGCTCACAGCACCTCTGCCCCCTGTTCCAGCACTGCTAGCGCACCGGGAACATGGTGAAGACAGTGAAAACTTCCTCTGGATGAATCACCAGGGCAGAAAGGCCATGGAGGAGGGGTTAAGAAGCtctgtggaaagaaaagcacttttttttttttcctcctcttcattACAGGGAGAGGACGGGTGAGGGAATGAGGAGCTGTGTAATGAAATCATTTCCGACATGCAGGCTGAGCGTGGGGCCATTCAGGGGCTGTGGCTCTGGAGCACTGAAGGAGCTTTTGGATACCCTGCCTGTTGGCCGTCTGGTGGCACATCCTCCTTGCTGCTGCTCCCTGGCTTCTCTGTGTCTGACAATTCAGGGAAAGACCTTGTGCAGAGGACATCCAGCTATGGACCTCCCTGTGCTCCTCCTGGAGGTCTCTGGGCTGCCTCAGGTGTAGAATCTGGCCCAGGAGATAACCAATGCCAAGTCTATTACGCTCAGGTGGGACGAGGCTTGCATTCTGCATGCAGCACTCAAGACTCATGCATATACTTGATGTTTCCTCCCAAACTCACAGGAGCCAGTAGGGGCCATGGTCATGGTGTGCCCCCTCTGATCCCTTGCTGACCCACATCTTTGGTTCCCAGCTCCACATCAGGCAGGTCTTGAGGGCACTAATTGGCCCTAATCACCCTGACCAGCCTCACCTGTGGGGCGACTCCCACCCCACACCCTCTGCCCGAGGCCCAGAAGCCCTATTTAAGCTCAGGCTTGggtcttccttccctcctttggCTGTGTTGTAGGAATgtcctggctctgagcctgtcTCTTGGATAGCTCTTGGACCCATGCTGTAGGTATGTTATCTcctgggtgggtgggtggatggatggaccTTTTGGCATTGcagccctgtccccatctccttCTGTTGGGTGGATATTCCCTAAATGGATCCTGGACCTGGTTCTTCACTTTGGTATGGCCAGAGCTGTTGATGGGTCCTGTTACCAGCACCTGGCCCTGCCCCTTGTGCTCAGATCCCGTGGGACATCACCTTGCTGGTAAGAGCCCTGCCGGTGCTGGGGTCACCCTTGTTCCTGACTCATCCCCTCCCTGTGTTCCCTGCGGGCTGGATGTGGCAGTGAGACACCTCTGGAATTGCCTTCTTCAAGCTCCGACTTCTCCCCAGGGAGATGTGTGAGGGGCACGGTTATTCCTGTGAAGCAGAGACCCAGCAGTCTCCATTCTCTCAAGTCTGAGACTTGGATTGAGATATATGCCTGTAACCTCTTGCTGTGGTGGTTGTTTTATGGATTCTTGCGTAAGCgcgctcgtgcctctggtcagACTAACGTACCACCAGGACGGCCccttggttttgttggttttcccATTGAGTAGTTGTGGTTCTGCTGTGTGGCTGTGGTTCTTGAATGATTTGTGTTTGCTTAATCTTTGCTCTCATGAGGACAGCATCCCTGTTGGTGTCGCTGCAAGGGCTGGTTTTGTGGCTGTAGATCCCCTTGGGTGGTAGGGACTTGCTGTGGTTGTACCCCTTCAGTGACCACCTCAGGTGATAGAGGAAGCTTTGTTTCTGAAGCACCTGGGAAGTCTGCCAGGTGACATACAAGACcacaaagcaaataatattAAAAGGTAACAGAAGGGAATGATAGAAGCCCTGCGAGGAGGGGTATGACATCAGCTTGCCAGCGCCAGCCAcaaatacttctattttttaCAGTATCTAAGGACCtcaatgcattcttttcttctcattctttcaATGGAATTCATTTTTCTTGAGTGCTGGGTGTTATCCTAATCAAAACCTAAGGAAAAAGTAAGTCCATGACTTGTTCTACTGCCTTCTTGGagttaatttttcacagaaaaggtcatcgggcactggaacaagctgggaggtggtcgagtccaCATCtgtggagttatttaaaagatgggtagacgacagggacatgatttagtggcagatgggaatggttggactcggtgatccaagaggtcttttccaacctggtgattctatgattaatggGACTAAGTCTGATCAGAATTAAATCATTAAACATTTCCCAGCTCCAGGTGAATTTGCTTCCTTGTCCCATGTTGTTGCAGCTTTGCTGTAAAAGCTGAGCTAAAGCATCTCTCCACTACTGCCTTTGGCTCAAGGAGCACAAAAAAAGGTTAAGGCTTAAAAAAAGGAGACCTCATCACGCGCTATTCTCTCCTTTTCAGTGAGTGAAATGCCTTCTCTGGAGAAAACTGGCATCGCACAatattttccccccttttccttagCAAAGTGGCTGCTTCCAGTTTCTGATCCAggtgcatccatcctgtctctcTGCTCGCCCAGCGTGGTGAGGGCTTCCTGCCCGGTTGCGGTGGGTTTTTGCTCTATCCCCTCTGTCGGTGGGGCAAGCTTGTCCAGTGACCCTGCAGATCAACCCCTGGGTAAGGGCTCCTGGACACATCCTTCCTGCAGCTCCCGTGTCTCGTGACACCAGGCAGAACTTCCCACACAGGATGTGGCTCCGATCACCAGCTCCCAGTACTTGGTGGTCCCCAGGGTCCAACTGTAGGAAGCAGGTTTTGGAAGAAACTcgtttctttcattttaaagtctGTGCAGTTGCATCTGGAGTTACGGGGCAAGCACTGGCTCTGGGAACAAATAGGAGCATCACCTTTGGTTTGTATTGTATCCTGAGTCAACTAGAATTTCAAAATGGAATTGGGAAGACCCTTGAGTGAGCACCGCAAAGAAATGTGGAGGGGCTTTGTACTTGGAAAGCTGAGGttttaacagaaggaaaactagGTTTCATATTCTAAATGGAGAAGAGCCGAATTGACTGGGTAGAACAGAAGACAATAGGGAATAGTTTACTCCTAATCCTCCCACTGCTTCCTTGGAGGCGTGTTTCAGACGCTGGGTGATGCTCGATGACCTCTCTGCTGTGTGGTTGTGTTTTCCGGCACAACTGTGTGTATTCTATTGTCTGCTGAGACCCCATTTCCAAATGTGGGACTTATTCTGCTCAGGTCCTCCTTCCCTGCGCTGGCACCGCTGCTGGCAAGGGCTGCAGCAGGTGTGACCCCCAGGCTTCCCCTCTCTTACAGAATCAAGAggttgctgtttatttttcttatgtaaaCAAGCAAATTTTTCAGAGCTCACCCAAGTGAAAGgggaacatgagccagcagcagggGCTTTCCAGCAGTCATCCGTTCAAGACTGCGCGTTGGCCTCTCCCGTcccaaaaaaagtaaaagaacaaATATTAAATGGTCTTCAGGGAGTTGTGAGTCTATCTGGCTGCAATAACAGGGACTGAAAACTTGAGAAAGGGGAAATGGATCATCCCAGGCTGGATCTTCTGCCAGAAAAgcaagcacagctctgcagaagcCAAGAGGATGAGTGCGCTTATGCAAGAATCCATAAAACAGCCACCACAGCGAGAGGTGACAGGCATGTATCTCAATCCAAGTCTCAGACTTGAGAGAATGGAGACTGCTGGGTCTCTGCTTCACAGGAATAACCGTGCCCCTCACACATCTCCCTGGGGAGAAGTCGGAGCTTGAAGAAGGTAATTCCAGAGGTGTCTCACTGCCACATCCAGCCCGCAGGGAACACAGGGAGGGGATGAGTCAGGAACAAGGGTGACCCCAGCACCGGCAGGGCTCTTACCAGCAAGGTGATGTCCCACAGCATTGAATTTATGCTTCTGCAGAAGTAGATTTTGCTTCCCGTGTGGACCCTGTGGCTTTCCCACAGACCCGTCTCGACAAACGCAAGTTGCTGAAGTCTGTCTGGGCTTTTTAGATATCACCTTGGTCAGTAATTAGGAAGATCCCACATGACA carries:
- the LOC138726573 gene encoding uncharacterized protein translates to MKAFSLQVLFVLRVLCLVILAGGQPKAPLKCSRECHQFTPEIPAKRIKSYRWTEPRCRKQAYIFITLKSVELCADPAADWVKKIVEKLDQKKATESSPPRGPSLPVAPEGPGVFQKHVGLTEAAPSQAPAPTISFQGTGATVLQRIHVPADRVEASSKSPPASHNTTELPAGLSPVVQEIAARSEVSPQANNESLKSAPSTAFAAGVVSSQPTRHPTALVHGSDKAVGPMEEPAGDTPNAIASAQDVTSPSSNSDPVVVTKGSDHPVRSTSESLNRTNARADTPGTASSRASSVLPSVLDSKGVATVPATPVPPGIPSASILNPTTAIAEGSSACTNKVVRYSADAFGTKTIGYSSSVGKQDPSDVLVFTSQAFSGQAKAQVTTERTNNLPRPSFLSRSQMNFVIPVSVVGGLMAFSVAAVWLYLKFGVKAEEMSRDMVQGLLYEKKGHESNAYPMEVI